In the Plasmodium chabaudi chabaudi strain AS genome assembly, chromosome: 13 genome, one interval contains:
- a CDS encoding aconitate hydratase, putative has protein sequence MKNAGVNFSNCVKKYCSKSNNPFEKLRKQFNKGNYHYYDLNELNDSRVKTLPYSIRILLESAIRNCDNLKVTEENVKAILGWKENCKKMKEIPFMPARVLLQDLTGVPCIVDLATMRDTAELLGGDANKINPLIPVDLVIDHSVQVDHSRSSKAIEFNEKREFERNLERFKFLKWGMNSFENMLILPPGSGIVHQINLEYLAHCVFKNNNNNLIYPDSVVGTDSHTTMINGLGVLGWGVGGIEAEATMLGLPISMTLPEVVGINVVGKLSDNLLSTDIVLYITSFLRKEVGVVNKYVEFFGPSLKSLRLADRATIANMAPEYGATVGFFGIDDTTLEYLKQTGRDDEKVDLIRDYLQKNMLYNNYSENLEYTDVYTLDLSKLSLSVSGPKRPHDNILLSELHNDFKICLDSPVGFKGYNISKEDQQKEISFEYKTGDGSTYKLSHGSVVLAAITSCTNTSNSSSMIAAGLLAKKAVELGIKPIPYIKSSLSPGSKAVQKYLEAGGLLSYLEKLGFYNVGYGCMTCIGNSGNLDAEVEDVINKHDLVCSSVLSGNRNFEGRIHPLIKANYLASPALVVLLSLIGNVNKDITKYTFECNGKVVKALDLIPNKDEINEYEEKYVKADLYKDIYKNIKYVNKYWNDIQIKKNKLFEWDKNSTYIHKPPFFDGMKMEPQKIEDIKNGNILLLLGDSITTDHISPAGMIHKKSEAYKFLKSKGVKDDDLNTYGARRGNDEIMIRGTFANIRLINKLCPDKGPNTIYIPSNELMSVYEAAMKYKQNNKDVIIIAGKEYGCGSSRDWAAKGTHLLGVKAIIAESFERIHRSNLIGMSVLPLQFLNKENAQHYNIDGTETFSILLNEGNLKPGQHITVEMIQKGKTIKFDVLCRIDTEIEVQYFKNGGILKYVLRSLAKKEDA, from the coding sequence ATGAAGAATGCTGGTGTTAATTTTAGTAActgtgtaaaaaaatattgcagCAAAAGTAATAACccatttgaaaaattgcgaaaacaatttaataaagggaactatcattattatgattTAAATGAACTAAATGATAGTAGAGTAAAGACCTTGCCATATTCTATAAGAATATTGCTTGAATCCGCAATACGTAATTgtgataatttaaaagtaACCGAAGAAAATGTAAAAGCAATATTAGGATGGAAAGAGAATTGtaagaaaatgaaagaaaTTCCATTTATGCCTGCCCGTGTTTTATTACAAGATTTAACGGGTGTACCATGCATAGTGGATTTAGCTACAATGAGAGATACTGCAGAATTATTGGGTGGTgatgcaaataaaataaatcctCTAATCCCAGTCGATTTAGTTATTGATCATTCAGTACAAGTAGATCATAGCAGAAGTTCTAAAGCAATAgaatttaatgaaaaaagagaaTTTGAAAGAAATTTAGAAAGATTTAAATTTCTTAAATGGGGTATGAAttcatttgaaaatatgttaatttTACCACCTGGATCAGGAATAGTacatcaaataaatttagaaTATTTAGCGCATtgtgtatttaaaaataataataataatttaatatatcctGATAGTGTTGTTGGTACTGATTCTCATACAACGATGATAAATGGATTGGGTGTATTAGGCTGGGGAGTTGGAGGTATTGAAGCTGAAGCTACAATGCTAGGCTTACCAATATCTATGACATTACCTGAAGTAGTAGGAATAAATGTTGTAGGAAAATTATctgataatttattaagtACTGATAtcgttttatatattacatcATTTTTAAGAAAAGAAGTAGGAgttgtaaataaatatgttgaaTTTTTTGGACCAAGCTTAAAAAGTTTAAGACTAGCTGATAGAGCAACAATAGCTAATATGGCACCAGAATATGGAGCTACAGTAGGTTTCTTTGGTATTGATGATACAACAttagaatatttaaaacaaacaGGAAGAGATGATGAGAAAGTAGATTTAATTCGAgattatttacaaaaaaatatgttatataataattattcgGAAAATTTAGAATATACAGATGTATATACTTTagatttatcaaaattgaGTTTATCAGTATCAGGTCCTAAAAGGCCccatgataatatattattatctgaATTACATAATGACTTTAAAATTTGTCTTGATTCACCAGTTGGTTTTAAAGGATATAATATAAGTAAGGAGGATcaacaaaaagaaatttcatttgaatataaaactGGAGATGGAAGTACCTATAAATTATCTCATGGTAGTGTTGTCTTAGCAGCAATTACATCATGTACAAATACTAGTAATTCATCTTCTATGATTGCTGCTGGTTTGTTAGCTAAAAAAGCAGTTGAATTGGGAATAAAACCGATcccatatattaaaagttCTTTATCTCCTGGATCGAAAGCAGTTCAGAAATATTTAGAAGCAGGTGGATTATTAAgttatttagaaaaattagGATTTTATAATGTTGGTTATGGTTGTATGACATGTATAGGAAATAGTGGGAATTTAGATGCAGAAGTTGAAGATGTAATAAATAAGCACGATTTAGTTTGTTCTTCTGTTTTGTCTGGAAATAGAAATTTTGAAGGACGTATACATCCATTGATTAAAGCAAACTATTTAGCTTCCCCAGCTTTAGTTGTATTATTAAGTCTAATAGGTAATGttaataaagatataacaaaatatacatttgaATGTAATGGAAAGGTTGTCAAAGCTTTAGATTTAATTCCAAATaaagatgaaataaatgaatatgaagaaaaatatgttaaggcagatttatataaagatatatataaaaacataaaatatgttaataaatattggaatgatatacaaataaaaaaaaataaattatttgaatggGATAAAAATTCGacttatatacataaaccTCCATTTTTTGATGGTATGAAAATGGAACCTCAAAAAATAGAAGATATCAAAAATggcaatatattattattattaggtGATAGTATAACAACAGATCATATATCACCAGCTGGTAtgatacataaaaaatcagaagcatataaatttttaaaatcaaaAGGTGTAAAAGATGATGatttaaatacatatgGAGCAAGAAGAGGTAATGATGAGATCATGATTCGAGGTACTTTTGCTAATATAagattaattaataaattatgtcCTGATAAAGGCCCTAATACTATATACATTCCTTCCAATGAATTAATGTCTGTATATGAAGCAGCtatgaaatataaacaaaataataaagatgtTATAATTATTGCTGGTAAAGAATATGGTTGTGGTAGTTCTAGAGATTGGGCAGCTAAAGGAACTCATCTTTTGGGTGTTAAAGCTATTATTGCTGAATCATTTGAAAGAATTCATAGAAGCAATTTAATAGGAATGAGTGTACTAccattacaatttttaaataaagagaATGCTCAACACTATAATATAGATGGTACTGAAACTTTTtcgattttattaaatgaagGTAATCTAAAACCAGGACAACATATAACTGTCGAAATGATTCAAAAAGGAAAAACCATCAAATTTGATGTTCTATGTAGAATAGATACTGAAATTGAGGTTCAATATTTCAAGAATGGTGGAATATTGAAGTATGTCCTTCGATCGTTAGCCAAAAAGGAAGatgcataa